The proteins below are encoded in one region of Apium graveolens cultivar Ventura chromosome 4, ASM990537v1, whole genome shotgun sequence:
- the LOC141717529 gene encoding protein NRT1/ PTR FAMILY 1.1-like translates to MEESSNQRNVNKQDSPKRKKGGWITIPFIIANEAFEKVASYGLGANMIMYLIHEYNMGLTQGQNLLFFWSAATNFLPLVGAFLSDSYLGRFLTIALGSAFSFLGMFVLWLTAMIPQAKPGPCNQHDHPCKSTSTSQYLLLLLAFLILSIGAGGSRPCSLAFGADQIDNKDNPMNERALERFFGWYYAAAAVALILAFSGIVYIQEHFGWKLGFGIPAVLMLLSTLLFLLASSLYVKPKVKTNLFSSFVQVISLSYKNRKLTLPSQDCVIWYSLKDSERHVPSDKLRFMNKACVVWNPEEIGRDGVASNPSNICTVDQVEELKTLIRVLPLWSTAIMMSVNMSQGSFGVLQANSMDRRLIGELKIPAASFVMFSIGTICIWIMLYDRVLIPLASKVRGKPVYLGPKLRMGIGLFCSFMSVVVSAIVEHIRRRKAFQQGLSNSSGLVKMSAYWLVPQHVLGGLAEGFNSIAQTEFYYSEFPKSMSSIASAMFGLGMAFANLLASAIINTVNHVTSKGGNVSWTATNINKGHYEGVYWLLAIISAVNLLYFLVCSWAYGPCVEQRNGIRVIRLDNKRGSGSSEEVLLQVNEAGGKKEVAKVEGLSESKISIV, encoded by the exons ATGGAGGAATCATCTAATCAGAGAAATGTGAACAAACAAGATTCACCAAAGAGGAAGAAGGGTGGTTGGATCACAATTCCTTTCATCATAG CAAATGAGGCATTTGAGAAAGTTGCAAGCTATGGGCTTGGCGCAAACATGATAATGTATTTGATACATGAATATAACATGGGGTTAACACAAGGACAAAACTTACTATTTTTTTGGTCTGCTGCTACTAATTTCTTGCCTCTTGTTGGAGCTTTTCTCTCTGATTCGTATCTCGGTCGATTTCTCACCATTGCCCTTGGCTCTGCCTTCAGTTTTCTG GGCATGTTTGTTCTATGGTTAACCGCTATGATCCCACAAGCCAAGCCCGGCCCTTGTAATCAGCATGACCATCCCTGCAAATCCACTTCAACGTCGCAGTACTTGTTATTGCTTTTGGCCTTTCTTATCCTGTCAATCGGAGCTGGTGGCAGTAGGCCTTGTTCATTGGCATTTGGTGCTGATCAAATCGATAACAAGGACAATCCCATGAACGAAAGGGCGTTAGAACGCTTCTTTGGATGGTATTACGCTGCTGCAGCAGTTGCACTCATCCTTGCTTTCAGTGGCATTGTCTATATTCAAGAACATTTCGGGTGGAAACTGGGATTTGGAATTCCAGCTGTTCTCATGTTACTTTCCACCTTGTTATTCCTACTTGCATCTTCTTTATATGTTAAGCCGAAAGTGAAGACAAATTTGTTTAGCAGCTTTGTGCAAGTGATCTCACTTTCTTACAAAAACCGAAAGCTGACACTCCCTTCTCAAGATTGCGTTATCTGGTATAGTCTCAAAGACTCAGAACGCCACGTGCCCTCTGATAAACTAAG ATTCATGAATAAAGCTTGCGTTGTTTGGAATCCTGAAGAGATAGGCCGAGATGGAGTAGCTTCAAACCCGTCAAACATTTGCACAGTTGATCAAGTCGAAGAACTGAAAACATTAATCAGAGTCCTGCCTCTGTGGTCTACAGCAATCATGATGTCAGTAAACATGAGTCAGGGTTCTTTTGGCGTGCTCCAAGCTAATTCCATGGATAGGCGCCTCATTGGAGAACTAAAAATTCCAGCCGCGTCTTTTGTTATGTTCTCAATTGGTACTATATGCATATGGATTATGCTGTATGATCGCGTCTTGATTCCATTAGCATCAAAGGTTAGAGGAAAGCCGGTTTATCTTGGTCCAAAATTAAGAATGGGGATCGGATTATTCTGTTCATTCATGTCCGTTGTTGTTTCAGCTATAGTGGAGCATATTAGACGAAGAAAAGCATTTCAACAAGGTTTAAGTAAttcaagtggtttggtaaagatgtctgcgTATTGGCTTGTACCACAACACGTCTTGGGTGGATTAGCCGAGGGCTTCAACTCAATAGCTCAAACAGAATTTTACTACTCTGAATTTCCAAAGAGCATGTCTAGCATTGCATCAGCCATGTTTGGGCTAGGAATGGCATTTGCAAATTTGCTGGCTAGTGCTATAATAAACACCGTAAACCATGTTACAAGTAAAGGGGGGAACGTGAGCTGGACCGCGACTAACATCAACAAGGGGCATTACGAGGGTGTCTACTGGCTTCTCGCGATCATAAGTGCAGTGAATCTCCTCTACTTTCTTGTATGCAGTTGGGCTTATGGTCCTTGTGTAGAACAAAGGAATGGGATTCGAGTCATTCGACTCGACAACAAGCGAGGCTCTGGTTCTTCAGAAGAAGTGTTGCTGCAAGTCAATGAAGCTGGAGGAAAGAAAGAGGTAGCTAAGGTGGAGGGACTATCTGAATCCAAGATCAGCATTGTCTGA
- the LOC141717531 gene encoding putative inactive nicotinamidase At3g16190 isoform X3 has product MDNNKWKNTALLVIDMQVVREHDPMGRDVELFRRHLYSEGKAKPTSKDSVGSELVDGLEIKGTDYKLVKTRFSAFFGTHLHSLLQGAGIRTLVVTGVQTPNCIRQTVFDAVALDYPSVSVIVDATAAATPEIHAANIFDMKNVGVATPTLQEWSKSDD; this is encoded by the exons ATGGACAACAACAAATGGAAAAACACTGCACTTCTCGTCATCGACATGCAG GTTGTGCGTGAGCATGATCCAATGGGAAGAGATGTTGAACTGTTTCGCAGACACTTGTACTCTGAAGGTAAGGCGAAACCAACTTCTAAGGATAGTGTGGGCTCTGAACTGGTTGATGGGCTTGAAATTAAGGGCACTGATTACAAGTTGGTAAAGACACGTTTCAGTGCATTTTTCGGTACCCACCTTCATTCGCTTCTTCAGGGTGCTGGAATCAGAACTTTAGTTGTCACTG GTGTACAAACTCCAAACTGCATCAGACAGACCGTCTTCGATGCAGTGGCACTTGATTATCCATCTGTAAGCGTCATCGTTGATGCAACGGCAGCTGCCACGCCTGAAATACATGCCG CTAATATATTCGACATGAAGAATGTTGGAGTTGCAACGCCAACACTACAAGAGTGGTCCAAATCTGATGATTGA
- the LOC141716611 gene encoding cytochrome c-type biogenesis CcmH-like mitochondrial protein gives MGSQEDDVKNSVVDARARNNSHNVRCTECGSQSIEDSQADIAVLLGRYSFFPRFLIREEIKSGKSDKEIYKKLEDEYGETVLYAPKFDMQTAALWLSPLLVAGAAAGIWAYSKHRQRTNVHIMALNLVRGVPLTPKEKQTMLEILAPSDLQGATASSPWWRRWLRQ, from the exons ATGGGGAGCCAAGAAGATGATGTAAAAAACTCGGTAGTGGATGCTCGTGCAAGAAACAACAGTCATAATGTACGGTGCACAGAGTGTGGTAGTCAGTCCATTGAAGACTCTCAAGCTGATATTGCTGTTCTACTAGGAAGGTATTCCTTTTTTCCTCGTTTC TTAATTCgtgaagaaattaagtctgggAAAAGTGATAAAGAGATCTACAAAAAGCTGGAGGACGAGTACGGGGAAACAGTGCTTTATGCTCCAAAGTTTGATATGCAGACTGCTGCCTTATGGCTATCACCG CTTCTAGTTGCTGGTGCAGCTGCAGGAATTTGGGCTTACAGCAAGCACAGGCAACGGACCAATGTGCACATAATGGCCTTAAACCTCGTTAGAGGAGTTCCATTGACCCCTAAAGAGAAGCAAACCATGTTGGAGATTCTCGCACCTTCTGACCTCCAAGGAGCTACTGCTTCCTCCCCTTGGTGGAGAAGGTGGCTTCGCCAATGA
- the LOC141717531 gene encoding putative inactive nicotinamidase At3g16190 isoform X2 → MDNNKWKNTALLVIDMQKDFIVKDGSMRVDGGLAIVPNVIQAVEVARRRGIFVIWVVREHDPMGRDVELFRRHLYSEGKAKPTSKDSVGSELVDGLEIKGTDYKLVKTRFSAFFGTHLHSLLQGAGIRTLVVTGVQTPNCIRQTVFDAVALDYPSVSVIVDATAAATPEIHAECWSCNANTTRVVQI, encoded by the exons ATGGACAACAACAAATGGAAAAACACTGCACTTCTCGTCATCGACATGCAG AAAGATTTTATAGTAAAAGATGGTTCGATGAGAGTTGATGGAGGTCTAGCTATTGTTCCTAATGTTATCCAGGCTGTTGAGGTTGCTAGACGCCGGGGCATTTTCGTAATTTGG GTTGTGCGTGAGCATGATCCAATGGGAAGAGATGTTGAACTGTTTCGCAGACACTTGTACTCTGAAGGTAAGGCGAAACCAACTTCTAAGGATAGTGTGGGCTCTGAACTGGTTGATGGGCTTGAAATTAAGGGCACTGATTACAAGTTGGTAAAGACACGTTTCAGTGCATTTTTCGGTACCCACCTTCATTCGCTTCTTCAGGGTGCTGGAATCAGAACTTTAGTTGTCACTG GTGTACAAACTCCAAACTGCATCAGACAGACCGTCTTCGATGCAGTGGCACTTGATTATCCATCTGTAAGCGTCATCGTTGATGCAACGGCAGCTGCCACGCCTGAAATACATGCCG AATGTTGGAGTTGCAACGCCAACACTACAAGAGTGGTCCAAATCTGA
- the LOC141717531 gene encoding putative inactive nicotinamidase At3g16190 isoform X1, which translates to MDNNKWKNTALLVIDMQKDFIVKDGSMRVDGGLAIVPNVIQAVEVARRRGIFVIWVVREHDPMGRDVELFRRHLYSEGKAKPTSKDSVGSELVDGLEIKGTDYKLVKTRFSAFFGTHLHSLLQGAGIRTLVVTGVQTPNCIRQTVFDAVALDYPSVSVIVDATAAATPEIHAANIFDMKNVGVATPTLQEWSKSDD; encoded by the exons ATGGACAACAACAAATGGAAAAACACTGCACTTCTCGTCATCGACATGCAG AAAGATTTTATAGTAAAAGATGGTTCGATGAGAGTTGATGGAGGTCTAGCTATTGTTCCTAATGTTATCCAGGCTGTTGAGGTTGCTAGACGCCGGGGCATTTTCGTAATTTGG GTTGTGCGTGAGCATGATCCAATGGGAAGAGATGTTGAACTGTTTCGCAGACACTTGTACTCTGAAGGTAAGGCGAAACCAACTTCTAAGGATAGTGTGGGCTCTGAACTGGTTGATGGGCTTGAAATTAAGGGCACTGATTACAAGTTGGTAAAGACACGTTTCAGTGCATTTTTCGGTACCCACCTTCATTCGCTTCTTCAGGGTGCTGGAATCAGAACTTTAGTTGTCACTG GTGTACAAACTCCAAACTGCATCAGACAGACCGTCTTCGATGCAGTGGCACTTGATTATCCATCTGTAAGCGTCATCGTTGATGCAACGGCAGCTGCCACGCCTGAAATACATGCCG CTAATATATTCGACATGAAGAATGTTGGAGTTGCAACGCCAACACTACAAGAGTGGTCCAAATCTGATGATTGA
- the LOC141717530 gene encoding protein NRT1/ PTR FAMILY 1.2-like, translating into MEMSSDQKEELQHQQLQEPPKKHKGGLITMPFIIANEAFERVASYGLLPNMILYFIMDYGMSLTKGQNILYLWNAATNFTPLFGAFISDSYLGRFLTIALGSISSLMGMILLWLTAMIPEARPGTCDPRTPQLCKSASSFQHFLLYASFGLISIGAGGIRPCSLAFGADQLDRRDNPKNERVLERFFNWYYASASLSVVIALTGIVYIQDHAGWKVGFGVPAILMFLSATLFLLASSLYIKQTVKMSLFTSFLQVIRVSYKNRKLALPPHDSDGWYHHQKDSIHYVPTDKIRFLNKACIIRKPEDITSDGVATNPWTLCTVDQVEELKILIRVLPLWSSGIMMSINISQSSFQLLQAKSMKRHLIGGFEVPAGSFGLFTVISLFVWIVIYDRAVLPLASKIRGKPVYLGVKLRMGIGLFFSLLGMIASAIIEHVRRKKAIEQGLLNNPMGLVNMSAYWLVIQHVFNGLAEAFNAIGQTEFYYSEFPKSMSSIASCMFGVGMGVANLLASLILSTVDDITSRGGKESWTSTNINKGHYESYYWLLAIMTTVNLVYFAVCSWAYGPVVERLNGVGTETSNGIGKELMKQSSRVKDETAEKGEELFKSRLLVA; encoded by the exons ATGGAGATGTCTTCAGATCAGAAAGAAGAACTGCAGCATCAACAGCTGCAAGAACCACCAAAGAAACATAAGGGTGGCCTTATTACTATGCCATTTATAATTG CAAATGAGGCATTTGAAAGAGTTGCAAGCTATGGACTACTGCCAAATATGATACTGTATTTTATAATGGATTATGGGATGAGTTTAACAAAAGGCCAGAACATACTCTATCTTTGGAATGCAGCTACTAATTTCACACCTTTGTTTGGTGCTTTTATATCTGATTCTTATCTTGGTCGATTCCTCACTATTGCCCTTGGCTCTATTTCCAGTCTCATG GGGATGATACTTCTATGGCTAACAGCAATGATTCCAGAAGCAAGGCCAGGCACATGTGATCCCAGAACACCTCAATTGTGCAAATCTGCTTCCTCATTCCAGCACTTTCTCTTGTACGCGTCGTTTGGTTTAATCTCCATTGGAGCAGGAGGGATTAGGCCATGTTCACTAGCATTTGGAGCTGATCAATTGGACAGAAGAGACAATCCCAAGAATGAAAGAGTCCTTGAACGCTTCTTTAATTGGTATTATGCTTCTGCCTCTCTATCGGTTGTGATTGCTTTAACAGGCATTGTCTATATTCAAGATCACGCGGGATGGAAAGTGGGATTTGGAGTTCCTGCAATTCTAATGTTCTTATCAGCCACTCTGTTCCTCCTTGCATCTTCTTTGTATATCAAACAGACAGTTAAAATGAGCTTGTTCACGAGCTTCTTACAAGTGATTAGAGTTTCTTATAAGAATAGAAAACTAGCTCTCCCACCTCATGATTCTGATGGATGGTATCATCATCAGAAGGACTCGATCCATTATGTGCCTACTGACAAAATAAG GTTCTTGAATAAAGCTTGCATCATTAGGAAGCCCGAGGACATAACCTCGGATGGAGTAGCTACAAACCCATGGACTCTTTGCACGGTTGATCAAGTCGAAGAGTTAAAAATATTAATCAGAGTCTTGCCTCTATGGTCTTCAGGGATTATGATGTCGATAAATATAAGCCAAAGTTCATTTCAGCTTCTCCAAGCCAAGTCCATGAAGAGGCACCTTATTGGAGGCTTTGAAGTTCCAGCAGGCTCATTTGGCCTATTTACTGTCATCTCATTATTCGTATGGATTGTGATATACGATCGTGCTGTTCTTCCATTAGCATCAAAGATCAGAGGAAAGCCGGTTTATCTTGGTGTAAAATTAAGAATGGGGATCGGGCTATTCTTCTCATTACTAGGGATGATTGCTTCAGCAATCATAGAGCATGTCCGACGAAAAAAGGCCATTGAACAAGGGTTGCTAAACAATCCAATGGGACTAGTCAACATGTCTGCATATTGGCTTGTAATACAACATGTGTTCAATGGATTAGCCGAGGCGTTCAATGCAATAGGCCAAACCGAGTTTTACTACTCTGAGTTCCCCAAGAGCATGTCTAGCATTGCCTCGTGTATGTTCGGAGTAGGAATGGGGGTTGCAAATCTGCTAGCAAGTCTGATTCTGAGCACAGTTGATGATATAACCAGCAGAGGAGGAAAAGAAAGCTGGACCTCAACAAACATAAACAAAGGCCATTATGAGAGTTACTATTGGCTACTTGCAATTATGACTACTGTAAATCTTGTGTATTTTGCTGTCTGCAGCTGGGCTTATGGACCTGTTGTTGAAAGATTGAATGGTGTTGGAACTGAGACTAGTAATGGTATAGGAAAAGAGCTAATGAAGCAAAGTTCAAGAGTGAAAGATGAAACTGCAGAAAAAGGTGAAGAATTGTTTAAGTCTAGACTTTTAGTAGCTTGA